In one Pseudomonas sp. 31-12 genomic region, the following are encoded:
- a CDS encoding YkgJ family cysteine cluster protein codes for MKSNLIAAAEIDRLDTWAKYSAPMCGSCVSSCCTLPVEVKIKDLIRIGIVDEFERGEPAKNIAKRLQKEGVVERYSQKTEIFTLQRMSNNDCLYLDRKSRLCTIYEKRPDTCRNHPKIGPRPGYCAYKPKEVARETSESRRTLEKF; via the coding sequence ATGAAGTCCAACCTGATCGCTGCCGCAGAGATCGATCGCCTCGATACCTGGGCCAAATATTCTGCGCCGATGTGCGGCTCGTGTGTATCCAGTTGCTGCACCCTGCCGGTCGAGGTCAAGATCAAGGATCTGATCCGTATCGGCATCGTCGACGAATTCGAGCGCGGCGAGCCGGCGAAGAACATCGCCAAGCGTTTGCAGAAGGAAGGGGTCGTCGAGCGCTACAGCCAGAAAACCGAGATCTTCACCCTCCAGCGCATGAGCAATAACGATTGCCTGTACCTGGATCGCAAGAGCCGTCTGTGCACTATTTATGAAAAGCGCCCGGACACCTGCCGCAATCACCCAAAAATCGGGCCACGGCCGGGGTATTGCGCTTACAAGCCTAAAGAAGTGGCGCGTGAGACCAGCGAGAGCCGTCGGACGCTTGAGAAGTTCTGA